One window of Dyadobacter sandarakinus genomic DNA carries:
- the pssA gene encoding CDP-diacylglycerol--serine O-phosphatidyltransferase — translation MIRRNIPNALTCGNLLCGCIGVVEAFHNNLLLSCVLTGIALIFDFLDGFLARLLKASSPIGKDLDSLADMVTFGLLPSIIMYQLLMQSIPDLFGIWKAYLAFIIAIFSAIRLAKFNNDPRQSDTFIGVPTPANAMLISSLPFIVHTRDAYWKTLIIDTNHLLILTVVMSVLLVTEVPLIALKFKNFGWKGNEARYVLIALTVVLLVFLQFLAIPAIMLLYVGLSVLDNLRKK, via the coding sequence ATGATCCGCCGTAACATTCCCAATGCACTCACCTGCGGAAACCTGCTTTGCGGGTGCATCGGTGTCGTGGAAGCATTCCATAATAACCTGCTGCTTTCCTGTGTACTGACAGGTATTGCGCTCATTTTTGATTTTCTTGACGGTTTCCTCGCACGCCTGCTCAAAGCGTCTTCCCCTATCGGTAAAGACCTGGACTCACTGGCAGACATGGTTACATTCGGCCTGCTGCCTTCCATTATCATGTACCAGCTGCTGATGCAGAGCATACCCGACCTGTTTGGAATATGGAAAGCCTATCTCGCATTTATCATTGCCATTTTCTCGGCCATACGCCTCGCGAAGTTTAACAACGATCCCCGCCAAAGTGATACGTTTATCGGTGTCCCTACCCCGGCGAATGCAATGCTGATTTCATCTCTTCCTTTTATCGTCCACACCCGGGACGCATACTGGAAAACGCTGATCATCGATACCAACCATTTGCTGATCCTCACCGTGGTCATGTCTGTCCTCCTGGTTACCGAGGTGCCCCTGATTGCGCTGAAATTTAAGAACTTCGGCTGGAAAGGCAATGAAGCCCGGTACGTGCTGATAGCGCTCACCGTGGTATTGCTTGTATTTCTGCAATTTCTGGCTATTCCGGCTATTATGCTGCTCTATGTCGGCCTGTCTGTCCTTGATAATCTGAGAAAAAAGTAA
- a CDS encoding NUMOD4 domain-containing protein, protein MNESNASRSFWNEKWAKINFDEIENAPHYEVSNYGRLKSFQNNPKEGVVIKGSVIQGYRSLNIRVAGGKTINRYVHKLVAEHFVDKPGDTHNYVIHVDFDKQNNYYENLRWVTKTEMIEHNRENPAFINRVIPRRTKNYKLTESKVRIIKKLLKNDNNRLKMIAKQFGITHTQLNRIRSGENWKHVTIEE, encoded by the coding sequence ATGAATGAGTCAAATGCAAGTCGGAGTTTCTGGAATGAAAAGTGGGCAAAAATCAACTTCGACGAAATCGAGAACGCTCCTCATTACGAAGTTTCCAATTACGGGAGATTGAAAAGCTTTCAGAACAACCCGAAAGAAGGTGTAGTGATAAAGGGCTCAGTCATACAGGGTTACCGATCATTAAACATACGTGTGGCTGGCGGAAAAACCATTAACCGCTATGTGCATAAGCTGGTTGCAGAGCATTTTGTAGACAAGCCCGGCGATACGCATAACTATGTGATTCATGTAGATTTTGACAAACAAAACAACTACTATGAAAACCTGCGCTGGGTTACGAAGACAGAAATGATCGAGCATAACCGTGAAAACCCTGCTTTTATCAACCGGGTCATTCCACGCCGGACAAAGAACTACAAGCTGACAGAAAGCAAGGTGAGAATCATCAAGAAGCTGCTTAAAAATGACAATAACCGCCTGAAAATGATTGCAAAGCAGTTTGGTATTACCCATACGCAGCTCAACCGTATCCGCTCGGGAGAGAACTGGAAGCACGTTACTATCGAAGAATAG
- a CDS encoding CoA-binding protein, producing MKRTLIIGATSNPSRYAYLAAQKLKNYGHPVLLLGRRKGFAVQEEIHLEKIDWKDVDTVTLYINSSHQPEYYDYIISLNPKRVIFNPGTENPEFENMLADKNIIPIEGCTLVMLSVGQY from the coding sequence ATGAAGCGCACGCTGATCATTGGAGCAACCTCAAACCCGTCCAGGTACGCATACCTGGCAGCACAAAAACTCAAAAATTACGGGCACCCGGTATTATTACTGGGCCGCAGAAAAGGATTTGCCGTGCAGGAGGAAATTCACCTGGAGAAGATTGACTGGAAAGATGTAGATACGGTAACACTCTACATTAATTCCAGCCACCAGCCCGAATATTACGACTACATCATTTCTTTGAACCCTAAACGCGTAATTTTCAACCCTGGTACCGAAAATCCTGAATTTGAAAACATGTTGGCTGATAAAAATATCATACCAATAGAAGGCTGTACTTTGGTCATGCTTTCGGTCGGACAATATTAA
- a CDS encoding MBL fold metallo-hydrolase, with amino-acid sequence MVRIQSFVFNPFSENTYILSDETGEAIIVDPGCYERAEFDELDRYLKAENLKPAGIFNTHAHIDHVLGVAEIKRKYQIPFYLHRLDEPLLKAVKAYASNYGFARFDEPEIDGYLDESTPVTFGNTKLKVLFVPGHAPGHVAFVSDNDRFVIGGDVLFRMSIGRTDLPGGNLPTLLSSIRTQLFTLPDDYKVYAGHMEPTTIGFEKKNNPFFR; translated from the coding sequence ATGGTCCGCATACAATCGTTTGTCTTCAATCCCTTTTCTGAAAATACCTATATACTGTCTGACGAAACGGGCGAAGCGATTATCGTGGATCCGGGTTGTTACGAGCGGGCGGAGTTTGATGAGCTCGACCGCTATCTGAAAGCGGAGAATCTGAAACCTGCAGGCATCTTCAACACGCATGCCCACATTGACCATGTGCTGGGCGTAGCCGAAATCAAGCGAAAGTATCAGATCCCGTTTTACCTGCACCGCCTGGACGAACCGCTGCTGAAAGCCGTAAAGGCCTATGCTTCCAATTACGGCTTTGCGCGCTTCGACGAACCTGAAATTGATGGCTACCTGGACGAGTCAACACCGGTTACCTTTGGAAATACGAAGCTGAAAGTACTTTTTGTGCCCGGGCATGCGCCGGGGCATGTTGCATTTGTGAGCGATAATGACCGGTTTGTAATCGGCGGTGATGTTTTGTTCCGCATGAGTATCGGGCGTACGGACCTGCCCGGAGGCAACCTTCCTACCCTGCTCAGCAGCATCCGCACGCAGCTTTTCACACTGCCTGATGATTATAAGGTATACGCCGGCCACATGGAGCCTACGACCATAGGTTTTGAAAAGAAAAACAACCCTTTTTTCCGATAG
- a CDS encoding DUF7935 family protein, with the protein MDYLWLLIVLLIAVAVIYGTYLTITTVAEKIFEKQRWEIRSKNVEITLPLRLQAYERMCIFLERISPNNLLLRTTVTATSAVELQEIVLMEIRNEYNHNVAQQLYMSQGAWEQVTAAMNETVAAINQAAAQVPAEAPAAELAKQIFAQIMGQEAQPVTRALGVLREEIRMLF; encoded by the coding sequence ATGGATTATTTATGGTTACTAATTGTTCTGCTTATTGCTGTGGCTGTGATCTATGGCACTTACCTGACAATTACAACGGTAGCAGAAAAAATATTTGAAAAACAAAGATGGGAGATCAGGAGCAAAAATGTAGAAATAACACTTCCACTCCGGCTTCAGGCTTATGAACGCATGTGTATTTTTTTGGAAAGAATTTCACCTAATAACCTGTTGCTCAGGACGACTGTGACGGCCACGTCTGCGGTAGAGCTGCAAGAAATTGTGCTGATGGAAATCCGGAACGAATACAACCATAATGTCGCCCAGCAGCTTTATATGAGTCAGGGAGCCTGGGAGCAGGTTACAGCAGCCATGAACGAGACCGTGGCCGCGATCAACCAGGCAGCGGCCCAGGTACCCGCAGAAGCTCCTGCTGCCGAGCTGGCTAAACAAATTTTTGCACAAATCATGGGGCAGGAAGCACAGCCCGTAACGCGCGCACTCGGCGTGCTAAGAGAAGAGATCAGAATGCTCTTCTAA
- a CDS encoding beta-ketoacyl-ACP synthase III, producing the protein MTFSRITGLGYYVPANVVTNDDLKQWMDTSDEWIRERTGIRERRYFEYGKDTNYSMAAEASRQALDRAGLQPGDIDVIVYATITPDYFFPGSAFLMQRELGMEGKPVIDIREQCSGFVYALSIADQFIKSGMYRSALVIGSEIQSSWIDKSTAGRSTAVIFGDGAGAAVLVASEDAGHRILSTHLHADGRFAEELYVKEPGSSRAGRPVSHEMLEEGGYNVYMNGNAVFKHAIARFGEVIIEALHANGLKPEDIDLLVPHQANIRISEYVRQQLQLPETKVVNNIERFGNTTAASIPIALAEAWEAGRVKEGGLVCLAAFGSGFTWASALIRW; encoded by the coding sequence ATGACATTCTCCCGAATAACCGGCCTCGGCTACTATGTGCCTGCCAACGTAGTCACCAATGATGATCTGAAGCAATGGATGGATACGTCCGATGAATGGATCAGGGAGCGCACGGGCATCCGCGAAAGGCGCTACTTCGAATACGGAAAAGATACCAATTACAGCATGGCGGCCGAAGCGTCGCGCCAGGCACTGGACCGTGCAGGCCTGCAACCCGGCGACATTGACGTGATCGTGTATGCGACGATTACCCCCGATTACTTTTTCCCGGGATCAGCTTTTCTCATGCAGCGCGAGCTGGGTATGGAAGGCAAGCCCGTGATCGACATCCGCGAGCAGTGTTCCGGTTTTGTATATGCATTATCCATTGCCGATCAGTTTATCAAATCGGGTATGTACCGGTCGGCTCTGGTGATCGGGTCAGAAATACAATCAAGCTGGATCGATAAGAGTACAGCCGGCAGAAGTACGGCGGTGATTTTCGGCGACGGTGCAGGAGCAGCCGTTTTGGTGGCCAGCGAGGATGCCGGCCATCGCATCCTGTCTACCCACCTCCATGCCGACGGTCGTTTTGCAGAAGAATTGTATGTAAAAGAACCTGGCAGCAGTCGTGCCGGCAGGCCTGTCAGTCATGAAATGCTGGAAGAAGGAGGCTATAATGTATATATGAACGGCAATGCTGTTTTCAAGCACGCTATTGCACGGTTCGGGGAGGTTATCATAGAGGCGCTGCATGCAAACGGGCTCAAACCAGAGGACATAGACCTGCTGGTACCCCACCAGGCCAACATCAGGATCAGCGAGTATGTACGGCAGCAACTGCAGTTGCCGGAAACAAAGGTTGTCAACAACATCGAGCGTTTCGGTAATACCACCGCCGCATCTATTCCGATAGCGCTGGCCGAAGCCTGGGAAGCCGGTCGTGTGAAGGAAGGCGGGCTGGTGTGCCTGGCTGCATTCGGGAGCGGCTTCACCTGGGCGTCTGCGCTGATCCGCTGGTAA
- a CDS encoding HesB/IscA family protein, producing MENPIQLTENARLEIRSTLQANKIPETYGLRVGMRGGACSGTFLLGFDTPTEFDQTYIIEGIKVLIDKRHLMYVIGVSVDYEEGVNGSGYTVSTAGRS from the coding sequence ATGGAAAATCCGATCCAGCTGACTGAGAATGCCCGGCTTGAAATCAGGTCTACCCTGCAAGCCAATAAAATCCCCGAAACCTATGGGCTCAGGGTGGGGATGCGGGGTGGTGCATGCAGCGGCACATTTCTTTTAGGCTTTGACACCCCCACAGAATTTGACCAGACTTATATCATAGAAGGAATTAAAGTATTGATCGATAAGCGCCACCTGATGTATGTCATAGGTGTATCGGTAGATTATGAAGAAGGCGTGAACGGGAGCGGATATACGGTGTCCACTGCTGGCCGCTCCTGA